The Geminocystis sp. M7585_C2015_104 genome has a window encoding:
- a CDS encoding sigma-70 family RNA polymerase sigma factor, which produces MQPRNDLMDLFSTFIQFSGDRFGGWLTDFRLRRNIEKILQQEESRSINEKFLALHFYRQWLHCPNSLARNHLLAYLQEPCYLTALNVFRKFPHLPYTLSDYFQICIANYEEILRYYKPAQGTSLVGFARVGFRTILNNSLRQKAAADICTDWALLRKTSKKRLIASLKEAGLDSLTIQQYCLLFSCFQRIYTPNDKKTSQKLTSPPPDVWEKIIAAYQQQLKNYPQLSENTTQLEPEKCAKILKYCALLIRQYLYPKTVSLNAAINQEESGELLETIASEKSSPLQQIIDAEETAIRGRIYIDIQQILTESLRKLPSELSRILELYYRDNLTQKHIEQQTGIKQYNVSRKLAKAREILLKNLMAWVKDNLSIDTNIDDIKYLDTILEGWLIKHYNS; this is translated from the coding sequence ATGCAGCCGAGAAATGACTTAATGGACTTGTTTTCCACCTTTATACAATTTTCTGGGGATAGGTTTGGGGGATGGCTAACCGATTTTAGACTTAGGAGGAATATAGAAAAAATTCTTCAACAGGAGGAATCCAGAAGCATCAACGAGAAATTCTTAGCCCTCCACTTCTATAGACAATGGCTTCATTGCCCCAATTCCCTAGCAAGAAACCATCTCCTCGCCTATCTGCAAGAACCCTGTTATTTGACCGCCCTGAACGTTTTTAGGAAATTTCCTCATCTTCCTTATACTTTATCAGATTATTTTCAAATTTGCATAGCTAACTATGAAGAAATACTAAGATACTATAAACCAGCCCAGGGCACATCCCTAGTGGGTTTTGCCAGGGTGGGATTCAGGACAATACTTAATAATAGTTTAAGACAAAAGGCAGCGGCAGACATTTGCACCGACTGGGCGTTGTTGCGCAAAACCAGTAAAAAGAGGCTAATTGCCAGTCTAAAAGAGGCGGGGTTAGATAGTCTTACTATACAACAGTACTGTTTACTTTTCAGCTGTTTTCAGAGAATTTACACCCCTAATGACAAGAAAACGTCTCAGAAGCTAACATCGCCGCCGCCGGATGTTTGGGAGAAAATCATTGCTGCCTACCAACAACAGCTGAAAAATTATCCCCAATTATCAGAAAACACAACCCAACTAGAGCCGGAAAAATGTGCCAAAATACTAAAATACTGTGCCCTACTTATCCGCCAGTATTTATATCCAAAAACAGTTTCCCTAAATGCCGCTATTAACCAAGAGGAATCCGGGGAGTTATTAGAGACAATTGCCTCTGAGAAATCCTCTCCCCTCCAACAAATTATAGACGCCGAAGAAACCGCTATAAGGGGTAGAATTTACATAGACATCCAACAGATACTCACGGAAAGTCTTCGAAAACTTCCCTCTGAATTGTCACGAATACTCGAATTGTACTATAGGGATAATCTTACTCAAAAACACATTGAGCAGCAAACGGGTATAAAACAATACAATGTCTCCCGCAAATTGGCAAAAGCAAGGGAGATACTTCTAAAGAATCTAATGGCTTGGGTTAAGGATAACCTGAGCATTGATACAAATATAGATGACATTAAATATTTGGATACAATCTTGGAGGGATGGCTGATTAAACATTACAACTCCTAG
- a CDS encoding divergent PAP2 family protein: MMDVFRAILTNQLLVIPLLTCVLAQIIKVWVDTISHRKFSFRFLVSTGGMPSAHSALVGALATGVGQTLGWNSPEFAIATVFALIVMYDAAGVRQAAGKQARILNQIMDELRNEKFNEERLKELLGHTPFQVLVGLLLGVCSSLFFTPLFAKLSY, encoded by the coding sequence ATGATGGACGTTTTTAGGGCAATCCTTACCAACCAATTACTTGTTATACCCCTTCTTACCTGTGTCCTCGCCCAGATTATTAAAGTCTGGGTGGATACCATCAGCCATCGTAAATTCAGTTTCCGTTTCCTTGTTAGCACCGGTGGTATGCCTAGTGCCCATTCTGCTCTTGTAGGCGCTCTTGCTACTGGCGTTGGACAAACTTTAGGATGGAATTCCCCCGAATTCGCCATTGCCACTGTGTTTGCTCTTATTGTCATGTATGATGCCGCCGGTGTCAGACAAGCCGCTGGCAAACAAGCCCGTATTCTTAATCAGATTATGGATGAACTACGTAATGAGAAATTCAATGAGGAAAGGCTGAAAGAACTATTGGGTCATACCCCTTTTCAAGTTTTGGTGGGACTACTTTTAGGCGTATGTAGTTCTCTTTTTTTTACCCCCCTTTTTGCCAAACTCAGCTATTAA
- a CDS encoding DUF928 domain-containing protein: protein MGKLTKRYSGAGVGFATIMVFCCVSLLHSQTTIATTTTTTIIKPNSQAGREKLNPGLKLKLPPPPPTGTPIGSNRSQTRGATRSISTCNLSNPLLVALTANQGNDYTLHRYPHFWFYLLVPTTKITNLEFTLKDTTNQKMTYHPPLEADSTGLFRISLPKKTEFALKDGENYTWELKIVCQEGKRGVEATVTGGIQKLATTPELELQLSKLSPLERYELYRDNNLWYDAVDELARLYQDNIDNLVIREKWQSLLKLLQLQDLSFQPKGG from the coding sequence ATGGGGAAACTCACAAAGAGGTATAGTGGGGCGGGGGTTGGTTTTGCTACCATTATGGTTTTTTGCTGTGTATCTCTCCTCCACAGTCAGACTACTATAGCTACAACCACAACTACGACTATCATAAAGCCCAATAGCCAAGCCGGCAGGGAGAAACTAAACCCCGGGTTGAAATTAAAACTGCCACCCCCCCCGCCAACTGGTACACCCATAGGTAGTAATAGAAGCCAAACCAGGGGTGCAACACGCTCGATTTCCACCTGTAATCTAAGCAATCCTTTATTAGTGGCCTTAACTGCCAATCAGGGGAATGACTACACTCTCCATCGCTACCCCCATTTTTGGTTTTACCTACTTGTCCCTACCACTAAGATAACAAATCTGGAATTCACTCTTAAAGACACCACCAACCAAAAAATGACTTACCACCCACCCCTTGAGGCTGATTCCACCGGCTTATTCAGGATTTCTCTTCCTAAGAAAACTGAATTTGCCCTAAAGGATGGGGAAAACTATACTTGGGAGTTGAAAATAGTCTGTCAGGAGGGGAAACGCGGGGTAGAGGCAACAGTGACGGGAGGCATTCAAAAATTGGCAACCACCCCCGAATTGGAGTTGCAACTCAGTAAATTGTCTCCCCTGGAAAGATATGAACTCTATAGAGATAATAACTTATGGTATGATGCCGTGGACGAACTGGCACGATTGTATCAGGACAATATAGACAACCTTGTTATCAGGGAAAAATGGCAGAGTCTGTTGAAACTTCTACAATTACAAGATCTGTCTTTTCAGCCTAAGGGCGGTTAG
- a CDS encoding polyprenyl synthetase family protein — MIPLGVKPTGNTEHFNLQQYLQEKKEKIERALDASLPIGDPAKIYEAMRYSLLAGGKRLRPILCLATAELLGQTEEVAMPTAIALEMIHTMSLIHDDLPAMDNDDYRRGRPTNHKVYGEDIAILAGDGLLAYSFEYVAKNTTGVPPERVVRVLAILGEAVGAKGLVGGQVLDLECEGKTDITAEMLTSIHRRKTGALLEACVSCGAVLAGAQQEDLQRLSVYAQNIGLAFQIIDDILDVTATTEQLGKTAGKDVSAQKATYPRLWGVEVSRQKAQELVDAAIQQLSFYGEKATPLRAIAEYVVNRSN, encoded by the coding sequence ATGATACCATTAGGAGTAAAACCCACAGGCAACACCGAGCACTTCAACCTACAACAGTATCTCCAGGAAAAGAAGGAAAAGATAGAAAGAGCACTGGATGCCTCCTTGCCCATAGGCGATCCTGCTAAAATATATGAGGCCATGCGTTACTCCCTCCTGGCGGGGGGTAAGCGTCTACGCCCCATTTTGTGTCTGGCTACTGCAGAATTGTTAGGGCAAACGGAAGAGGTGGCTATGCCCACTGCCATCGCCCTAGAAATGATACACACCATGTCTCTGATCCATGACGATTTGCCTGCCATGGACAATGATGATTATAGGAGAGGGCGTCCTACAAACCACAAGGTTTATGGGGAAGACATTGCTATCCTGGCAGGGGATGGTTTGTTGGCTTATTCCTTTGAATATGTCGCTAAAAATACTACTGGAGTACCACCAGAAAGGGTAGTAAGGGTTTTGGCTATTCTCGGTGAAGCCGTGGGTGCAAAGGGACTAGTAGGAGGGCAAGTGTTAGACTTAGAATGCGAGGGGAAAACTGACATCACCGCAGAAATGTTGACTTCCATCCACCGTCGTAAAACTGGTGCCCTCCTGGAAGCCTGTGTCTCCTGTGGGGCAGTCTTAGCTGGCGCTCAACAGGAAGATTTACAACGTCTTTCTGTTTATGCCCAAAACATCGGTTTAGCCTTCCAAATTATAGATGACATCTTGGATGTTACTGCCACCACCGAACAGTTAGGCAAAACCGCCGGTAAAGACGTCTCCGCCCAAAAAGCCACCTATCCTCGACTGTGGGGAGTGGAAGTCTCCCGTCAGAAAGCCCAAGAATTAGTTGATGCCGCCATCCAACAACTCTCCTTCTACGGGGAAAAGGCTACCCCCCTTCGCGCTATTGCCGAGTATGTCGTCAACCGCAGTAACTAA
- a CDS encoding ATP-binding protein, whose amino-acid sequence MLILGDFIQQFPPERDSLELTFTPTSVPLKKRWRNNRLSAHFIADYFTTFLPLDDSDAEQQKRIQESKSAVSYIANELLENAMKYNYEEAQTQVKFGVHFLGNESLIAVVFATNGISAKRREKLENFIHKLFSSDPEQLYMEHIEKAANDCHEEEDSCGLGLLTMINDYNAKLGWKFEEVSRGERKFYMVTTMVQIEV is encoded by the coding sequence ATGCTGATATTGGGAGATTTTATCCAACAATTTCCCCCAGAGAGGGATTCCCTGGAATTGACTTTTACTCCCACATCTGTGCCCCTGAAAAAACGCTGGCGAAACAACAGACTATCCGCCCACTTTATAGCAGACTATTTTACCACTTTTTTGCCTCTGGATGACAGTGACGCTGAACAACAAAAGAGAATTCAAGAAAGTAAGTCAGCAGTGTCGTATATAGCAAACGAGTTGTTAGAGAATGCAATGAAATACAATTATGAAGAAGCACAAACACAGGTGAAATTCGGTGTTCATTTTTTGGGCAATGAGAGTCTGATAGCAGTGGTTTTTGCAACTAACGGTATAAGTGCAAAAAGACGGGAGAAATTGGAGAATTTCATCCATAAACTCTTTTCTAGTGATCCGGAACAATTATACATGGAACACATAGAAAAGGCAGCAAATGACTGTCATGAGGAAGAGGATTCCTGCGGGTTGGGATTGTTGACGATGATTAATGATTATAATGCCAAACTGGGGTGGAAATTTGAAGAGGTGAGTAGGGGGGAAAGAAAATTCTATATGGTAACAACAATGGTACAAATAGAGGTATAA
- a CDS encoding hemerythrin family protein has product MTRTFVEFTPEYHTGNQKIDKEHQQLFTIINRLHSAMKEGKSKIILGEILDELLEYTVKHFTDEELYMLSYNYPRYHEHKKIHQELTEKVKKFRQEFMAGNSFISVELLLFLNNWLASHIKVEDFAYMKHIREVEKNKQVEAG; this is encoded by the coding sequence ATGACAAGAACATTTGTAGAATTCACCCCAGAATATCATACGGGGAATCAAAAAATAGACAAAGAACACCAACAATTGTTTACAATTATTAACAGACTGCACAGTGCCATGAAAGAAGGCAAAAGTAAAATCATATTGGGAGAAATACTGGATGAGTTGTTAGAGTATACTGTAAAACATTTCACCGATGAGGAGTTATACATGTTATCTTATAACTATCCTCGTTATCACGAACACAAGAAAATCCACCAAGAATTGACGGAGAAGGTGAAAAAATTTCGACAAGAGTTTATGGCGGGTAACAGTTTTATCAGTGTAGAATTGCTGCTTTTCCTCAATAACTGGTTAGCCAGCCACATCAAAGTGGAAGACTTCGCCTACATGAAACACATCAGAGAAGTGGAGAAAAACAAACAAGTAGAAGCCGGATGA
- a CDS encoding rhodanese-related sulfurtransferase — MNLTLASFYRFLPLENLRDLQEKMLTWCNQEGIRGTILLASEGINANIVGERQKLDVVIDQIKKILNCEDIEVKYAPVTDYPFRKMKVKIKREIITFGPGANPNERVGIYVAAKDWNDLISQPDVKVIDTRNEYEVKIGTFKGAINPHIHSFRQLREYIEKNLEPQKDTKIAMFCTGGIRCEKATAYMLNRGFKEVYHLKGGILKYLEEIPPEKSLWEGECFVFDDRVAVKHGLEKGSYKLDSKTGNPIPIEG, encoded by the coding sequence ATGAATCTAACTTTGGCGTCGTTTTATCGGTTTTTGCCTTTGGAGAATCTGAGGGATTTACAGGAGAAAATGTTGACGTGGTGTAACCAGGAGGGGATAAGGGGCACTATTTTGTTGGCGTCAGAGGGAATAAATGCTAATATTGTGGGGGAAAGGCAAAAGCTGGATGTGGTGATTGACCAGATAAAAAAAATACTCAACTGTGAGGATATAGAAGTTAAATATGCCCCGGTAACAGACTACCCCTTTAGGAAAATGAAGGTGAAAATAAAAAGGGAAATTATCACTTTTGGCCCAGGGGCAAATCCAAATGAAAGGGTGGGCATATATGTGGCAGCAAAGGATTGGAATGACTTAATCTCTCAACCAGATGTAAAAGTGATAGATACTAGGAATGAGTATGAGGTGAAAATTGGAACTTTTAAAGGCGCTATTAACCCCCATATCCACTCTTTTAGACAATTAAGGGAGTATATAGAGAAAAATTTAGAACCCCAGAAAGATACCAAAATAGCAATGTTTTGTACAGGGGGAATTCGCTGTGAAAAGGCGACTGCCTATATGTTAAACAGGGGGTTTAAGGAAGTTTATCACCTGAAGGGAGGTATTTTAAAATATCTAGAGGAAATACCACCAGAAAAGAGTTTGTGGGAAGGGGAGTGTTTCGTCTTCGATGACAGGGTGGCAGTGAAACATGGCCTAGAAAAGGGAAGTTATAAACTGGACAGTAAAACAGGAAATCCTATTCCTATTGAGGGTTAG
- a CDS encoding NADP-dependent isocitrate dehydrogenase has translation MFEKITPPERGGKIQFNNGQPIVPDEPIIPYIRGDGIGVDIWPATERVIDAAVERAYGGKRKIHWFKVYAGDEACEKYGAYQYLPEDTINAIREYGIAIKGPLTTPVGGGIRSLNVALRQIFDLYACVRPCRYYEGTPSPHRNPEKLDVIVYRENTEDIYLGIEWQEGSEIGQKLIKILNEELIPATPEHKNKRIPPDAGIGVKPISKRGSQRLIRRAIQHALRLPKPKRVVTLVHKGNIMKYTEGAFRDWGYELATTEFRADCVTERESWILSNKEANPHITIEENARQIEPSYDTLTPEKRAQVCEEVKRVLDSIWTTHGNGQWRDKVLVNDRIADNIFQQIQTRPEEYSILATMNLNGDYLSDAAAAIVGGLGMSPGANIGDNCAIFEATHGTAPKHAGLDRVNPASLILSGVMMLDFMGWQEAADLIRHGISRAIASRQVTYDLARLMTPPVSPPLKCSEFAQAIIHHFSS, from the coding sequence ATGTTTGAGAAGATAACGCCTCCAGAGAGGGGGGGGAAGATTCAGTTTAACAATGGACAGCCCATAGTGCCCGATGAGCCTATAATTCCCTATATTAGGGGGGATGGGATAGGAGTGGACATTTGGCCTGCCACAGAGAGGGTGATTGATGCGGCGGTGGAGAGGGCCTATGGTGGCAAGAGGAAGATACATTGGTTTAAGGTGTATGCGGGGGATGAGGCTTGTGAGAAATATGGGGCTTATCAGTACCTCCCCGAGGATACCATCAATGCCATTAGAGAATATGGTATAGCCATAAAGGGACCGTTAACTACACCTGTAGGTGGGGGGATTCGCTCATTAAACGTAGCCTTAAGACAGATTTTTGATCTATACGCCTGTGTACGTCCTTGTCGTTATTATGAGGGCACACCATCCCCCCATAGGAATCCAGAAAAGCTAGATGTGATTGTTTACAGAGAGAATACAGAAGATATCTACTTGGGGATAGAATGGCAGGAGGGGTCAGAAATAGGACAGAAACTCATTAAAATTCTGAACGAGGAGTTAATACCTGCTACCCCTGAACACAAAAACAAGAGGATTCCCCCGGATGCCGGCATTGGAGTTAAACCCATCAGTAAAAGGGGTAGCCAAAGGTTGATTCGTCGTGCTATCCAACATGCCCTCAGACTCCCTAAACCCAAACGGGTGGTGACTTTAGTACACAAAGGTAACATCATGAAGTACACAGAGGGAGCATTTCGTGACTGGGGGTATGAGTTGGCCACCACGGAATTTCGGGCAGACTGTGTTACCGAGAGGGAATCCTGGATTTTAAGCAACAAGGAGGCCAATCCTCACATCACCATTGAAGAGAATGCCCGTCAAATAGAACCGAGTTATGATACCCTCACTCCCGAAAAACGAGCTCAGGTGTGTGAGGAGGTGAAAAGGGTATTAGACTCCATTTGGACTACCCATGGCAATGGCCAATGGCGGGATAAAGTCCTGGTCAACGACCGGATTGCTGACAATATTTTTCAACAAATCCAAACTCGTCCCGAGGAGTATTCCATCCTAGCCACCATGAATTTGAACGGGGATTACCTCTCCGACGCGGCGGCTGCTATTGTTGGCGGCTTAGGCATGAGTCCTGGTGCCAACATTGGTGACAATTGTGCTATATTTGAGGCGACCCATGGCACAGCCCCCAAACATGCGGGGTTAGACAGGGTAAATCCCGCTTCTCTGATTCTCTCCGGGGTGATGATGTTGGACTTCATGGGTTGGCAGGAGGCTGCTGATTTAATTCGTCATGGTATTAGTAGGGCCATTGCTTCCAGACAGGTCACTTATGATTTAGCCCGTCTTATGACTCCCCCCGTCTCTCCCCCCTTAAAATGTTCTGAGTTTGCCCAGGCTATTATCCATCATTTTTCCTCTTAA
- a CDS encoding peroxiredoxin gives MTSLKVGDKAPDFALPSADGKIVRLSDFLGKKAVVLFFYPKDDTPGCTMESCTFRDNYQVFQEAGAEVIGISGDSPQSHRQFAGKYQLPFPLLSDENNLVRKLYGVPNALFFLPGRVTYVIDKNGIIRHIFNSLFDVKAHVQEALKTIQSL, from the coding sequence ATGACTAGCTTAAAGGTTGGAGACAAAGCACCAGATTTTGCCCTGCCCAGTGCGGATGGTAAGATAGTTCGTCTTAGTGACTTTCTCGGCAAAAAAGCCGTTGTCTTGTTTTTCTACCCCAAAGACGACACTCCCGGTTGTACCATGGAATCCTGTACATTCAGGGATAATTACCAAGTATTTCAAGAGGCTGGCGCTGAGGTTATCGGCATCAGCGGTGATTCTCCCCAATCCCATCGCCAATTTGCCGGCAAATACCAACTCCCCTTTCCCCTCCTCAGTGACGAAAACAACCTGGTTAGGAAACTATACGGTGTGCCCAACGCCCTCTTCTTCCTTCCCGGTAGAGTCACCTATGTCATCGACAAAAACGGCATCATCCGACACATTTTCAACTCTCTCTTCGACGTCAAAGCCCATGTCCAAGAAGCCCTAAAAACCATTCAATCCCTCTAA